From Myxococcales bacterium, a single genomic window includes:
- the ruvA gene encoding Holliday junction branch migration protein RuvA: MIGRLAGTVVLDDASGELLVDVGGVGYEVSTPIGARGRAQGKGPDQVVLWIHSHVREDAFDLYGFASEDERRVFRLLIGVPNVGPKTALGVLSALPVDELSSAVEAEDVARLTRVPGIGKKTAERLVLELREKLPKLGLAKAGDPARPATSNEDARRLQTALTNMGYRPGEAERAIRALAERVGREPLADLLREALAHLTP; this comes from the coding sequence ATGATCGGTCGGTTAGCCGGGACTGTCGTGCTCGATGACGCGAGCGGTGAGCTCTTGGTCGACGTTGGGGGCGTCGGTTACGAGGTCAGCACGCCGATCGGTGCCCGGGGACGTGCCCAGGGCAAAGGGCCCGATCAGGTGGTGCTCTGGATCCACAGTCACGTGCGCGAGGACGCCTTCGATCTTTATGGCTTCGCGAGCGAGGACGAGCGCCGTGTCTTCCGACTCCTGATTGGCGTCCCGAACGTTGGACCCAAGACCGCCCTGGGGGTGCTCAGCGCACTGCCGGTCGACGAGCTCTCGTCGGCGGTCGAGGCCGAAGACGTGGCGCGGCTCACGCGCGTCCCAGGGATTGGCAAGAAGACGGCCGAACGGCTGGTGCTCGAGCTTCGCGAGAAACTCCCGAAGCTCGGCCTGGCAAAGGCCGGGGACCCCGCGCGCCCCGCAACCTCGAACGAGGACGCGCGGCGCCTCCAGACCGCACTGACCAACATGGGGTACCGACCAGGAGAAGCAGAGCGCGCCATCCGAGCGCTCGCCGAGCGGGTCGGGCGGGAGCCGCTGGCAGACTTGCTGCGGGAGGCCCTGGCCCATTTGACCCCCTGA
- a CDS encoding FHA domain-containing protein, with protein MITCPKCSKENQDHYKFCLGCGAELPRGVAPKPFSPQTPPHGVAAQPPRVATPAPAPAPAPAPAPAPAPAAIPRPQSVPSPSASPAPAPTAAAAGPIVTCPQCGHKNPPNNRFCASCGYNVGALSGSVPAPAPVAPAAAGGGAGPSVIFTALRADGTEAGTYNLPDAPTVSVGRDTGSIFAGDSYLSPRHATFTRRNNQLFVKDENSLNGVYLKVKPNEPWALEYNDIFRIGQEIVRLEELKPATSSPDGVERFGSPAKGYIGRLSLVIGRDTSGNAFPIPERGVHLGRERGDILFSEDGYVSGLHCRVARGADGKMYLTDVGSSNGTFVRLGQEQQVQRGDVLLMGQQLFRVDF; from the coding sequence GTGATCACCTGTCCGAAGTGCAGCAAGGAAAATCAGGACCACTACAAGTTCTGCCTCGGTTGTGGTGCGGAGCTTCCGCGCGGTGTTGCGCCGAAGCCGTTCTCTCCGCAGACACCGCCGCACGGCGTCGCGGCGCAACCGCCGCGGGTTGCCACGCCGGCGCCCGCGCCCGCTCCGGCGCCCGCGCCCGCTCCGGCCCCTGCGCCAGCGGCAATTCCACGGCCGCAATCGGTCCCCAGCCCCAGCGCTTCGCCCGCACCCGCGCCGACTGCCGCCGCGGCAGGCCCCATCGTCACCTGCCCGCAGTGCGGCCACAAGAACCCGCCGAACAACCGCTTCTGCGCATCCTGTGGTTACAACGTGGGTGCACTCAGCGGCTCCGTCCCCGCACCTGCGCCCGTCGCGCCCGCGGCGGCCGGAGGCGGCGCTGGGCCCAGTGTGATTTTCACCGCGCTCCGAGCGGACGGCACGGAGGCCGGTACGTACAACCTCCCCGACGCTCCGACCGTTTCCGTCGGACGCGACACCGGCTCCATCTTCGCCGGTGACAGCTACCTCTCACCGCGGCACGCGACCTTCACGCGGCGCAACAATCAGCTCTTCGTGAAGGACGAAAACAGCTTGAACGGCGTGTACCTCAAGGTGAAGCCGAACGAGCCGTGGGCCCTCGAGTACAACGACATCTTCCGAATCGGACAGGAGATCGTGCGGCTCGAAGAGCTGAAACCCGCGACCTCCTCGCCGGACGGTGTGGAACGCTTCGGAAGCCCCGCAAAAGGCTACATTGGGCGGCTGTCGTTGGTCATCGGACGCGACACGTCGGGCAACGCCTTCCCGATCCCCGAGCGCGGCGTACACCTGGGTCGCGAGCGCGGAGACATCCTGTTCTCCGAAGACGGCTACGTCTCGGGCCTGCACTGCCGCGTCGCGCGCGGCGCCGACGGCAAGATGTACCTCACCGACGTGGGCAGCTCTAACGGTACCTTCGTGCGTCTTGGCCAAGAACAGCAGGTTCAGCGTGGCGACGTCTTGCTGATGGGGCAGCAACTCTTCCGTGTCGACTTCTGA
- a CDS encoding (deoxy)nucleoside triphosphate pyrophosphohydrolase yields MSAPRTIRVVAAVIERDGNYLITQRRPSAVLPLLWEFPGGRVEDGETDADALRREVKHRLGVDVQPGQLISFVSHPYEHYTVDLYLYECRIASGEPKELNVHSFKWVTSSAFDQYPFTPADELSMNKLLGLG; encoded by the coding sequence ATGTCCGCGCCGCGCACGATCCGTGTCGTGGCGGCGGTAATCGAGCGGGACGGCAACTATCTGATCACGCAGCGCAGGCCGAGCGCCGTGCTGCCGTTGCTCTGGGAGTTTCCGGGCGGCCGTGTCGAGGACGGCGAGACCGACGCCGACGCGCTGCGACGCGAGGTCAAGCACCGACTGGGAGTCGACGTGCAGCCTGGTCAGCTCATCAGCTTCGTGAGCCACCCCTACGAGCACTACACGGTGGACCTCTACCTCTACGAGTGCCGCATCGCGTCTGGCGAACCCAAGGAGCTCAACGTACACTCGTTCAAGTGGGTAACGAGCAGCGCGTTCGACCAGTACCCTTTCACTCCGGCGGACGAGCTCTCGATGAACAAGCTGCTCGGCCTCGGCTGA
- a CDS encoding ComF family protein, with protein MKLAVASFLDVLAPRECPICEAPRWRGVCAGCRAQLQPAAEREIEAVPVLAGAAYQAPLDRAIGRYKYEDRPDFAGALGGLLASDSLNASARDPDTLFVPIPLHRSRLAERGYDQAVLLARVLAGRCNRASTARALHRTRETAQQARLSGPERRQNLLGAFAANPRILLRARAVVLVDDVLTTGSTARECIHVLRAAGAEVVAVACIAAVGTRSESANPS; from the coding sequence ATGAAGCTCGCGGTCGCCTCGTTCCTCGACGTGCTCGCCCCGCGTGAGTGCCCGATCTGCGAGGCGCCCCGGTGGCGCGGAGTGTGCGCCGGCTGCCGGGCGCAGCTCCAACCCGCGGCCGAGCGCGAGATCGAAGCGGTACCGGTGCTCGCGGGCGCCGCCTACCAAGCGCCACTCGATCGGGCAATCGGGCGCTACAAGTACGAAGACAGGCCGGACTTTGCCGGGGCGCTCGGCGGCTTGCTTGCAAGCGACAGCTTGAACGCCAGTGCCCGCGACCCCGACACGCTCTTCGTGCCCATCCCGCTGCATCGCTCGCGACTCGCGGAGCGGGGCTACGATCAGGCGGTATTGCTCGCGCGTGTGCTCGCCGGGCGATGTAACCGGGCTTCGACGGCGCGCGCGCTGCATCGCACCCGGGAAACGGCTCAGCAAGCGCGCCTCTCCGGCCCCGAACGCCGCCAGAACCTTCTCGGCGCGTTCGCCGCCAATCCTCGGATCCTCTTGCGTGCCCGAGCGGTTGTGCTGGTCGATGACGTGCTGACGACTGGATCGACCGCGCGAGAGTGCATCCACGTGCTGCGCGCGGCCGGGGCCGAGGTCGTCGCCGTGGCGTGCATTGCCGCAGTTGGCACGAGGTCGGAGTCCGCGAACCCAAGCTGA
- a CDS encoding thioredoxin family protein, with protein MPRLRWTPFSLTLLAMLAWSLAAQAADNACVVAGAQAAGGGDAFTRALAKGPGYAALAALVGGLLVSLTPCVYPMVAVTVSVFGAREAKSRAQGVALSLAFVLGIVAMFVPLGVVAGLTGGIFGAVLQSKWVIVGISALFLAMAASMFGAFEFTLPSALTNKLATVGGIGLKGAFVLGIACGVIAAPCTGPVLTGILTWIAKTQSAALGAGAMAAFALGLGAPFFLVGAFAVQLPKSGRWMVHVKSLLGIVLMVVAFWFLATVFPAIGKLVLPTTTFLVVAAVAVLLGIVLGAVHRSFEEPGAGVKARKAIGIALASVGAFAFVAGAAKPSRTLAWEKISVAEAKSKALTENRPLLLDFTAAWCGACKELDKHTFSEASVAAEAGRFVAVKVDATDDEDPRVAATLKEHKVVGLPTVLVYDSRGGEAVRCTDFVSAQPFLDAIKSVN; from the coding sequence ATGCCGCGCCTTCGCTGGACTCCTTTCTCCCTGACGCTCCTCGCAATGCTGGCCTGGTCGCTCGCGGCCCAGGCCGCTGACAACGCGTGTGTCGTGGCTGGCGCACAGGCTGCCGGTGGAGGTGACGCGTTCACGCGCGCGCTGGCCAAGGGCCCCGGATATGCCGCGCTCGCCGCGCTCGTGGGCGGGCTGTTGGTGAGCTTGACCCCATGTGTGTATCCGATGGTGGCGGTGACGGTCAGTGTGTTTGGTGCGCGGGAGGCCAAGAGCCGCGCTCAGGGCGTGGCGCTGTCCTTGGCATTCGTGCTCGGGATCGTCGCGATGTTCGTGCCGCTGGGCGTGGTGGCCGGTCTCACCGGCGGCATCTTCGGCGCCGTGCTCCAGAGCAAGTGGGTAATTGTCGGCATCAGCGCGCTGTTCTTGGCGATGGCGGCCAGCATGTTCGGTGCCTTCGAGTTCACGTTGCCCTCGGCGCTCACCAACAAACTGGCGACCGTTGGAGGAATTGGGCTCAAAGGTGCGTTCGTTCTCGGCATCGCGTGTGGCGTGATCGCTGCGCCGTGCACCGGCCCGGTGCTCACCGGCATCCTCACCTGGATCGCCAAGACCCAGAGCGCTGCCCTCGGCGCCGGTGCGATGGCGGCATTTGCCCTCGGGCTCGGCGCGCCGTTCTTTCTGGTTGGAGCATTTGCCGTGCAATTGCCCAAGAGCGGCCGCTGGATGGTGCACGTCAAGTCGCTGCTCGGCATCGTGCTGATGGTGGTCGCGTTTTGGTTCCTGGCGACAGTGTTCCCGGCAATCGGGAAGCTCGTGCTGCCGACCACGACGTTCCTGGTCGTCGCGGCGGTGGCAGTGCTGCTCGGCATCGTGCTCGGGGCCGTGCACCGTTCGTTCGAGGAACCCGGCGCGGGCGTCAAGGCGCGAAAGGCCATCGGCATTGCACTGGCAAGCGTCGGTGCGTTTGCGTTCGTTGCTGGCGCGGCAAAGCCGTCTCGCACGTTGGCGTGGGAGAAGATCAGCGTGGCGGAAGCCAAGTCGAAGGCGCTCACCGAGAATCGCCCGCTGCTCCTGGATTTCACCGCGGCGTGGTGTGGTGCGTGCAAGGAGCTCGACAAACACACCTTCAGCGAAGCGAGTGTAGCGGCCGAGGCAGGGCGCTTCGTTGCCGTGAAGGTCGATGCCACCGACGACGAGGATCCACGAGTCGCCGCGACGCTCAAGGAACACAAGGTCGTCGGCCTGCCGACGGTCCTAGTCTACGACTCTCGAGGCGGTGAGGCGGTGCGCTGCACGGACTTCGTGTCTGCGCAGCCGTTCCTCGATGCCATCAAGTCGGTGAACTAG
- a CDS encoding tetratricopeptide repeat protein → MLFRQLYLSQMEARRFDEALEVAQQIIALDVMPDVARQDAARACLGLGDLDGAVAHLRLASRVSPPSRRAFHLWTLGSVLFLSGRYRDAMGALSRALRWGTTDRPLYQAQFALARLAAGEPSAPEEVKLLRDRLADAPCGQGYGQFVLGELAFHDQDYEAARQYLRGFVRRSTGGRVALAVALTGEISRARRLLARIPRKKSQSSG, encoded by the coding sequence ATGCTCTTCCGGCAGCTGTATCTGTCCCAGATGGAAGCTCGGCGCTTCGACGAGGCGCTGGAGGTGGCGCAGCAGATCATCGCGCTCGACGTGATGCCCGACGTCGCGCGTCAGGATGCGGCTCGGGCGTGTCTCGGACTTGGCGATTTGGACGGGGCGGTTGCCCACCTGAGACTGGCCAGTCGAGTCAGCCCGCCGTCACGCCGGGCGTTTCACCTTTGGACCCTGGGCAGCGTGCTGTTCTTGTCTGGCCGCTATCGAGACGCCATGGGGGCGCTGTCCCGCGCATTGCGTTGGGGGACGACGGATCGGCCGCTGTACCAGGCGCAATTTGCGCTCGCGCGCCTGGCAGCGGGTGAGCCCAGCGCGCCCGAGGAAGTGAAGCTGCTCCGGGATCGGCTCGCCGATGCACCGTGTGGGCAGGGTTACGGTCAGTTCGTCCTGGGAGAGCTGGCGTTCCACGATCAGGACTACGAGGCCGCCCGGCAGTATCTGCGGGGTTTCGTCCGACGGTCGACCGGGGGCAGGGTGGCCCTGGCCGTCGCCCTGACCGGGGAGATCAGCCGCGCGCGCCGGCTTCTGGCCCGGATCCCCAGGAAAAAATCCCAATCTTCTGGCTGA
- the ttcA gene encoding tRNA 2-thiocytidine(32) synthetase TtcA, with protein sequence MPIVKSPHTARLERQMRRTIRHHELFADGDKVLVAVSGGKDSLTLLDLLDTWRRGAPQLELVAVHLDQVQPGYDGRTLVAFLESTGLPFEILREDTYSIVTDKLGPTDTYCSLCSRLRRGILYSAAERLGCNKIALGHHREDALETFLLNLFYAGKLQTLPPKYRTDDGRFEVVRPLVECTEADIIEHAAERRFPILPCNLCGSQPGLKREKMGALLTELERENPHLRAVMLNALGNVSPTHLMDSELVRAWHARPSDIRPKVQKAPRPAHARALPMLESAGAGFELEPD encoded by the coding sequence ATGCCTATTGTGAAGAGTCCCCACACGGCCCGCCTCGAGCGTCAGATGAGGCGCACGATCCGCCACCATGAGCTGTTCGCGGACGGCGACAAGGTCTTGGTCGCCGTGAGTGGCGGGAAGGACAGCCTCACCCTGCTCGACCTGCTCGACACGTGGCGTCGAGGAGCGCCCCAGCTCGAGCTCGTGGCGGTGCACCTCGACCAGGTCCAACCCGGGTACGACGGACGAACACTGGTGGCGTTCCTCGAATCCACAGGGCTCCCGTTCGAGATCTTGCGTGAAGACACCTACTCCATCGTCACGGACAAACTCGGGCCGACCGACACTTACTGTTCGCTGTGCTCGCGCCTGCGACGCGGCATCCTGTATTCGGCTGCGGAGCGCCTGGGCTGCAACAAGATCGCCCTCGGTCATCATCGCGAAGACGCCCTCGAGACGTTTCTTCTGAACCTCTTCTACGCGGGGAAGTTGCAGACGCTGCCACCCAAGTACCGCACGGACGACGGCCGCTTCGAGGTGGTGCGGCCGCTGGTCGAGTGCACCGAGGCGGACATCATCGAACACGCCGCCGAGCGGCGTTTTCCCATCCTCCCGTGCAATTTGTGTGGCTCACAGCCGGGCCTCAAGCGGGAGAAGATGGGGGCGCTTCTCACCGAGCTGGAGCGCGAGAACCCGCACCTGCGCGCGGTCATGCTGAACGCGCTGGGTAACGTCAGCCCGACCCATCTGATGGACTCCGAGCTCGTCCGCGCCTGGCACGCCCGCCCGAGCGATATTCGACCCAAAGTGCAGAAGGCGCCACGACCGGCGCACGCGCGGGCTCTACCCATGCTCGAGAGCGCGGGCGCGGGGTTCGAGCTCGAACCCGACTGA
- a CDS encoding sulfite exporter TauE/SafE family protein, which translates to MLLVSVFLAIFVGIALGLLGGGGSILTLPILRYVLDIEAHQAVAMSLLVVGTTSLAALIPHARSGRIRWRIAFFFGVAGMAGAFLAGRVAKFVPSGPLLALFALVMLTTAVAMLRGPNRVRAVTVASRPVAKILAEGFAVGVVTGLVGAGGGFLVVPALVLLGGLAMDEAVGTSLVVISMKSFAGLAGFLGHTTIDWTVAAWVTAAAVVGSVVGGALVGRVRPSLLRESFGWLVVAMALFIATREVPRMLGSELSALAALALALLGSSMALLVTKILQRGGARQRERSSTV; encoded by the coding sequence GTGCTTCTTGTCAGCGTCTTTCTAGCAATATTCGTGGGCATTGCCCTCGGGCTCCTGGGCGGCGGCGGCTCGATCCTCACGCTGCCCATCCTGCGCTACGTGCTCGACATCGAAGCCCACCAAGCGGTGGCAATGTCGCTGCTGGTGGTCGGCACCACGAGTCTCGCGGCTCTGATCCCCCACGCGCGCAGCGGCCGGATCCGCTGGCGCATTGCGTTCTTCTTTGGTGTGGCCGGCATGGCCGGCGCGTTTCTGGCTGGGCGCGTGGCCAAGTTCGTGCCCTCCGGGCCGCTGCTCGCGCTGTTTGCGCTGGTGATGCTCACGACGGCGGTGGCGATGCTGCGCGGTCCGAACCGGGTGCGCGCGGTGACCGTAGCGAGTCGGCCCGTGGCCAAGATCTTGGCAGAGGGTTTCGCCGTCGGCGTCGTGACCGGCCTCGTGGGGGCGGGCGGAGGATTTCTGGTGGTGCCAGCCCTGGTGCTGCTCGGCGGTCTCGCCATGGATGAAGCGGTCGGTACGTCGCTGGTCGTCATCAGCATGAAGTCGTTCGCGGGCTTGGCTGGATTTTTGGGCCACACGACGATTGACTGGACCGTGGCGGCCTGGGTCACCGCGGCGGCGGTGGTTGGTAGCGTCGTCGGCGGCGCTCTCGTTGGGCGCGTTCGGCCCTCGCTCCTGCGCGAGAGCTTCGGCTGGCTCGTGGTCGCCATGGCGCTCTTCATCGCGACTCGCGAGGTGCCACGAATGCTCGGCTCCGAGTTGTCCGCGCTCGCTGCGCTCGCCCTCGCGCTCCTGGGTTCGTCGATGGCGCTCCTGGTCACCAAGATTCTTCAACGTGGCGGCGCGCGTCAGCGCGAGCGCTCGAGCACGGTTTGA
- the ligD gene encoding DNA ligase D: MRSKPIRNYRDKRDPVGTPEPFAPSQPAPAATLLGRFVVHRHSATREHYDLRLEIGGALKSFAVPKGPSLDPDEKRLAVNTEDHPLEYLDFEDVIPDGNYGAGPMIVWDRGRVRYLEGSAEEGILRGKIDFELSGFKLGGRFALVHTGARRGPTEQNQWLLIKKADARADASVDVLAADPRSVISGLTVEELSRLSELKAELSETAAQLGAPVADLDARTLTPMACALEGASLDDPQRLYELKLDGARIVAARHGGGVVLRYRNGRICTQTFPEIARAVAKLPADRCVLDGEIVAFDEQGRPRFQRLQPRLVTVRPEELARVAAEVPVAYLVFDVLALGDRSLTRLPLLSRKAILAQLVRGKGLVRALDHLQGHGRVLYDFCRAEGLEGVVSKRADSPYREGPSRSTDWVKLKCERDDEFVVVGWDEGRGARKALGALRLASYEGDELVLRGKVGSGLDRAVLNALDARLRAAEIPECAARGELAPGRGPVHHVRPEVVVSVRFIGWTDDGHLREPVFRGLRDDLPPAACSAAPPGGERLDPASLPEAVATSARVALTNRDKVFWPDQGYTKGHLLDYYASVAPALLPFLAERPVILVRYPDGINGKNFYQWRPPEAAPDWLRALELRDDEDREARGDKSVFLVDSLDALLYIVNLGCIPLHVLASRAGDLDCGDFFTIDFDIGDGSFRDAIVLMLALEQLLSEAGLRGFPKTSGQTGLHVLVPVGPHVPFAVTKGLAELFGRLLEAAHPKLATTERRVDKRGPRVFIDIGQTGRSRAIVAPYSVRAVPGATVSTPLSWEEVNLALDPRRFDIVTVPARLAERGDPLAELSSERPDVGLALERLGQRLGQS; encoded by the coding sequence GTGCGCTCGAAGCCGATCCGGAACTATCGCGACAAGCGCGACCCGGTCGGGACGCCGGAGCCGTTCGCTCCCTCGCAACCGGCACCCGCCGCGACCCTGCTGGGCCGCTTCGTCGTGCACCGACACTCCGCGACGCGTGAACACTACGATCTGCGGCTGGAAATCGGCGGTGCGCTGAAGAGTTTTGCGGTGCCGAAGGGCCCCAGCCTCGATCCCGACGAGAAACGTCTGGCGGTCAACACCGAGGATCACCCGCTCGAATACCTCGACTTCGAGGACGTGATCCCCGACGGAAACTACGGCGCCGGCCCCATGATCGTCTGGGATCGGGGGCGCGTGCGTTACCTCGAGGGGAGCGCGGAGGAGGGTATCTTGCGCGGCAAGATCGACTTCGAGCTCTCGGGGTTCAAGCTCGGTGGTCGCTTTGCCTTGGTCCACACCGGCGCTCGGCGCGGTCCGACGGAGCAGAACCAGTGGCTCTTGATCAAGAAGGCCGACGCTCGCGCCGATGCCAGCGTCGACGTGCTCGCGGCGGATCCGCGCAGCGTCATCTCCGGCCTCACTGTGGAGGAGCTCAGCCGGCTGTCGGAGCTCAAGGCGGAGCTCAGCGAGACCGCCGCCCAGCTCGGCGCCCCCGTGGCGGACCTCGATGCGCGCACCCTCACCCCCATGGCCTGCGCGCTCGAAGGCGCCTCGCTCGACGACCCCCAGCGTTTGTACGAGCTGAAGCTCGATGGTGCCCGCATCGTGGCGGCACGCCACGGCGGCGGTGTGGTGTTGCGCTACCGCAACGGCCGGATCTGCACCCAGACGTTCCCGGAAATCGCCCGAGCCGTGGCCAAGCTCCCCGCCGATCGCTGTGTGCTCGACGGAGAAATCGTCGCGTTCGACGAGCAAGGCCGGCCCCGCTTCCAACGCTTGCAGCCGCGGCTCGTCACGGTGCGCCCAGAGGAGCTCGCTCGCGTCGCCGCCGAAGTGCCCGTCGCCTATCTGGTGTTCGACGTGCTCGCGCTCGGCGACCGCTCACTCACGCGGCTGCCGCTGCTCTCCAGAAAAGCCATCCTGGCCCAGCTGGTGCGCGGAAAGGGACTGGTGCGGGCCCTCGATCACCTGCAAGGACACGGCCGCGTGCTCTACGATTTCTGCCGGGCCGAGGGCCTCGAGGGTGTGGTCAGCAAACGCGCCGATTCGCCTTATAGAGAAGGGCCGAGCCGCTCCACCGATTGGGTCAAGCTCAAGTGTGAGCGGGACGACGAGTTCGTCGTCGTTGGTTGGGATGAAGGCCGGGGCGCGCGCAAGGCGCTCGGCGCCCTCCGCCTGGCCAGCTACGAAGGGGACGAGCTGGTGCTCCGCGGCAAGGTGGGGAGTGGGCTGGATCGGGCCGTGCTGAACGCGCTCGATGCTCGGCTGCGCGCTGCCGAGATCCCCGAGTGTGCTGCGCGTGGGGAGCTCGCTCCCGGTCGCGGCCCCGTGCACCACGTGAGGCCCGAGGTCGTGGTCAGCGTGCGCTTCATCGGTTGGACCGATGACGGTCACCTGCGCGAACCCGTGTTCCGCGGCCTGCGCGACGACCTCCCGCCGGCCGCGTGCTCCGCTGCGCCGCCGGGGGGTGAGCGCCTCGACCCGGCCAGCTTGCCCGAAGCCGTGGCGACCTCCGCCCGCGTGGCGCTCACCAATCGCGACAAGGTGTTCTGGCCCGACCAGGGTTACACGAAGGGTCACTTGCTCGACTACTACGCCAGCGTGGCGCCTGCGCTCTTGCCGTTCTTGGCGGAGCGGCCGGTCATCTTGGTGCGGTACCCGGACGGGATAAACGGCAAGAACTTCTACCAGTGGCGGCCACCGGAGGCCGCACCGGACTGGCTCCGCGCGCTCGAGCTGCGTGACGACGAGGACCGAGAAGCGCGCGGCGACAAGAGTGTGTTCCTCGTCGATTCGCTGGACGCGCTGCTCTACATCGTGAACCTCGGCTGCATTCCCCTGCACGTGCTGGCGAGCCGCGCCGGGGACCTCGACTGCGGAGATTTTTTCACCATCGATTTCGACATCGGCGACGGCAGCTTTCGCGATGCCATCGTGCTCATGCTCGCCCTCGAGCAGCTGCTCAGCGAGGCGGGCCTGCGCGGATTTCCGAAGACGAGCGGCCAGACGGGGCTCCACGTGCTGGTCCCAGTGGGGCCCCATGTGCCATTCGCCGTGACCAAGGGACTGGCTGAGCTGTTCGGCAGGCTGCTCGAGGCCGCTCATCCGAAGCTCGCGACCACCGAGCGACGGGTGGACAAGCGCGGGCCGCGGGTCTTCATCGACATCGGACAGACCGGTCGCTCCCGCGCCATCGTGGCGCCCTATTCGGTGCGCGCGGTGCCCGGGGCTACCGTGTCCACGCCGTTGTCCTGGGAAGAGGTGAACCTCGCGCTCGACCCGCGCCGCTTCGACATCGTCACGGTGCCTGCCCGGCTCGCCGAGCGCGGGGACCCCCTCGCGGAGCTCTCGAGTGAACGCCCGGACGTGGGACTCGCGCTCGAACGGCTGGGGCAGCGGCTCGGGCAGAGTTGA
- a CDS encoding Ku protein: protein MPARAISSGTISFGLVAIPVKLYTSASSEQVRFNMLHEKCGSRLKQQYLCPVDNEVVDRESTVKGYEYSRGQYVRFSDEEIKALESERSASLEITEFVPLASVDFVQVEKSYYLGPDKGGDKPYQLLGECMRKKGVVAVGRWAARGKEQLVLIRPYAKDGLVLHQLYYQNEVRDFGEIDTGARFTFSEIEHELAEKLIEQLTSAGFAPEKYKDTYEDRVKAAVEKKVAGQEITVAPEAPRAQIIDLFEALKRSLAEAQERVANVDGADAPKPPVKARADEPAEKKVAARRTRAKK, encoded by the coding sequence ATGCCCGCCCGAGCCATTTCGTCAGGCACCATTTCGTTCGGTTTGGTCGCCATCCCGGTCAAGCTCTACACCTCCGCTTCGAGCGAGCAGGTCCGCTTCAACATGCTGCACGAAAAGTGCGGCAGTCGCCTGAAGCAGCAGTACCTGTGCCCGGTCGACAACGAGGTCGTGGATCGCGAGAGCACGGTGAAGGGCTACGAGTACTCCCGCGGGCAATACGTGCGCTTCAGCGACGAGGAGATCAAGGCGCTCGAGTCGGAGCGCAGCGCGTCCCTCGAGATCACGGAGTTCGTGCCGCTCGCCAGCGTGGACTTCGTGCAGGTCGAGAAGAGTTACTACCTGGGTCCCGACAAGGGCGGTGACAAACCCTATCAGCTGCTCGGCGAGTGTATGCGGAAGAAGGGCGTCGTTGCCGTCGGGCGCTGGGCCGCGCGGGGCAAAGAGCAGCTCGTCCTGATCCGCCCTTACGCCAAGGACGGCCTCGTGCTGCACCAGCTCTACTATCAGAACGAGGTGCGGGACTTCGGCGAGATCGATACGGGCGCGCGTTTCACCTTCAGCGAGATCGAACACGAGCTCGCTGAGAAGCTGATCGAACAGCTCACGAGCGCGGGTTTTGCCCCTGAAAAGTACAAGGACACGTACGAAGATCGGGTCAAGGCTGCGGTCGAAAAGAAGGTGGCAGGGCAGGAGATCACCGTCGCCCCCGAGGCCCCGCGTGCGCAGATCATCGATCTCTTCGAGGCGCTCAAGCGGAGCCTGGCGGAGGCGCAAGAGCGTGTAGCCAACGTCGACGGAGCGGACGCGCCAAAACCACCGGTCAAGGCTCGCGCGGACGAACCCGCCGAGAAGAAGGTGGCTGCACGGCGCACCCGGGCGAAGAAGTAG
- a CDS encoding Smr/MutS family protein codes for MSEQRAADEEQVAVLEIEDSIDLHGFQPRDIPDVVVSYLEAAQEKGFVEVRLIHGKGTGFQRARVREVLSKHPLVERFGNAPPGRGGFGATLVWLIPR; via the coding sequence ATGTCGGAACAGCGCGCAGCCGACGAGGAGCAGGTCGCCGTCCTCGAGATCGAAGACAGCATCGACCTGCATGGTTTTCAGCCGCGGGACATCCCGGACGTCGTGGTCTCGTACCTGGAGGCCGCCCAAGAAAAGGGTTTCGTCGAAGTGCGGCTGATTCACGGCAAGGGCACGGGGTTTCAGCGCGCGCGGGTACGCGAGGTTCTGAGCAAGCACCCCCTCGTCGAGCGCTTCGGCAATGCGCCGCCCGGTCGCGGTGGTTTCGGCGCGACGTTGGTGTGGTTGATCCCACGCTGA